A portion of the Synergistaceae bacterium genome contains these proteins:
- a CDS encoding proline--tRNA ligase has translation MARNITPRKENYSQWYLDVIKAAEMADYAPVRGCMVIRPTGYAIWESVQAKFDAAFKKTGHVNAYFPLLIPYSFLQKEAEHVEGFAPECATVTHAGGEELEEPYAVRPTSETVIGYMYSKWVQSWRDLPVLINQWANVMRWEKRPRLFLRTSEFLWQEGHTAHETEQEAREETMRMLEVYRTIIENELAIPVIAGEKTAGERFPGADDTYTCEAMMSDARALQAGTSHFLGQNFAKAFKIQYQDREGKLSYCWTTSWGVSTRLIGALIMVHSDDDGLIIPPRIAPVKAVILPISKDEAIAENDILPKAKELSARLDDELGGMFTRVDTDFHMRPADRFFTHLQKGVPLRLELGEKDIKAGTVRVVRRDTGEKMDVANDAVIPTVKKLLEDIQANMFKRAKDFREANTHDASSYDEFKAIIAEKGGFVRAYFGGTPEDEVRIREETGATPRCILPGGSTGKCIITGQEDARLTVFAKAY, from the coding sequence TTGGCACGCAACATAACACCGAGAAAAGAGAATTATTCACAGTGGTATCTTGACGTAATCAAGGCCGCTGAAATGGCAGACTATGCCCCCGTGCGCGGCTGTATGGTAATCCGTCCGACAGGCTACGCAATCTGGGAGAGCGTACAGGCGAAATTCGACGCTGCCTTCAAGAAGACCGGGCACGTCAACGCATACTTTCCGCTGTTAATCCCCTATTCGTTCCTGCAGAAGGAAGCCGAGCACGTAGAGGGTTTTGCTCCCGAATGCGCGACAGTTACCCACGCAGGGGGCGAGGAGCTCGAAGAACCTTACGCTGTCCGTCCGACTTCGGAGACGGTGATAGGGTACATGTACAGCAAGTGGGTTCAGTCGTGGAGAGACCTTCCCGTCCTGATTAACCAATGGGCAAACGTTATGCGCTGGGAGAAGCGTCCGCGACTGTTCCTGCGAACGTCAGAATTTCTCTGGCAGGAAGGCCACACAGCACACGAGACCGAGCAGGAAGCCCGCGAAGAGACCATGAGGATGCTCGAGGTCTACAGAACCATAATAGAGAACGAGTTAGCTATCCCCGTAATAGCCGGAGAAAAGACGGCAGGTGAGAGATTTCCCGGAGCTGATGACACGTACACCTGCGAAGCAATGATGAGCGATGCTCGCGCACTTCAGGCAGGAACAAGCCACTTCTTAGGGCAGAACTTCGCTAAGGCGTTCAAGATTCAGTATCAGGACAGGGAAGGCAAGCTGTCTTACTGCTGGACGACGAGCTGGGGAGTGTCGACGAGGTTAATCGGTGCGCTAATCATGGTGCATTCCGATGACGACGGCCTGATAATCCCGCCCAGAATTGCCCCCGTGAAGGCCGTAATCCTTCCCATCTCGAAGGATGAAGCCATCGCAGAGAATGACATACTCCCGAAGGCTAAAGAGCTGTCCGCGCGTCTTGATGACGAACTCGGCGGAATGTTCACGCGCGTAGATACTGACTTCCACATGAGGCCCGCAGACAGGTTCTTCACGCACCTGCAGAAGGGTGTGCCTCTGAGGCTCGAGCTCGGCGAGAAGGACATCAAGGCCGGAACAGTACGCGTTGTGCGCAGGGACACCGGCGAGAAGATGGACGTTGCGAACGACGCAGTGATACCGACGGTGAAGAAGCTGCTTGAGGACATTCAGGCTAACATGTTCAAGCGCGCAAAGGATTTCCGCGAGGCCAACACTCACGACGCGTCGAGCTACGACGAGTTCAAGGCGATAATTGCGGAGAAGGGCGGTTTCGTGCGGGCATACTTCGGCGGGACTCCTGAGGACGAGGTCAGGATTCGCGAGGAGACCGGCGCAACACCGAGATGCATACTTCCCGGCGGAAGCACCGGCAAATGCATCATCACCGGCCAAGAAGACGCTAGGCTGACGGTCTTCGCGAAGGCGTATTAG
- a CDS encoding 2-phosphosulfolactate phosphatase: protein MAEKLEADVVFSCGEDNYLPDADVWLVIDVLRATTVIARWFELGGTELYPVKTPDDARSLVQELRGRGSSPLLMGEVNGLPPEGFDLGNSPTELSYELVQEHYCGVMSTTNGTVALTQAASSGADVLAVCLRNYAACLDYALTQGKRIGLLCSGRKRRPSWEDTLCAGAILEELNAKGEAFMTDSAKMALTLWQNRGSNLTECVKKSNHAQYLEQIGFTEDIAFCCECDTSTVVPMLVTEEGRNILRSVAGSARPYPRARDVIAPEARITPPETLKRADPFEELLSYTRKK, encoded by the coding sequence ATGGCGGAGAAACTTGAAGCTGACGTAGTCTTCTCGTGCGGCGAGGATAATTACCTGCCTGATGCTGATGTGTGGCTGGTGATTGACGTTCTGAGAGCTACAACCGTAATAGCCCGCTGGTTCGAACTCGGCGGGACGGAGCTTTACCCCGTGAAGACTCCTGACGATGCGCGGTCGCTCGTTCAGGAACTAAGGGGACGCGGCTCTTCCCCATTGCTGATGGGTGAGGTCAACGGACTTCCGCCTGAGGGCTTCGACTTGGGCAACTCTCCGACAGAATTAAGCTACGAGCTGGTTCAGGAGCATTATTGCGGGGTCATGTCCACGACGAACGGCACTGTAGCCCTGACGCAGGCGGCATCGAGCGGAGCTGATGTCCTGGCGGTGTGCCTGAGGAATTACGCGGCGTGTCTGGATTACGCACTTACGCAGGGCAAACGCATCGGGCTTCTGTGTTCGGGCAGGAAGAGGCGGCCTTCTTGGGAGGACACTCTCTGCGCGGGGGCAATCCTCGAGGAGCTTAACGCTAAGGGGGAAGCCTTCATGACTGACAGCGCAAAGATGGCACTTACTCTCTGGCAGAACAGAGGAAGTAACCTCACCGAGTGTGTGAAGAAGTCCAATCACGCGCAGTACCTCGAGCAGATAGGCTTCACTGAAGACATAGCGTTTTGCTGTGAATGCGACACGTCAACCGTCGTTCCCATGCTCGTAACCGAAGAGGGCAGGAACATTCTGCGGAGCGTCGCCGGAAGTGCACGGCCTTACCCGCGCGCGCGCGATGTCATTGCGCCGGAAGCAAGGATTACGCCGCCGGAAACTCTGAAGAGGGCTGACCCGTTCGAGGAGCTATTGAGTTACACAAGGAAGAAGTGA
- the larC gene encoding nickel pincer cofactor biosynthesis protein LarC produces MKTLYLDCFAGIAGDMFIGAMLNLVPDTGILAEGIGKITALDPSEYELVIERTTKNGIAGINFDVHLEHEHHHHEHEEHEHHHHHYRHLADIESMIVSSTLPERVKVASLRAFSVLAEAEAHVHGTTPDKIHFHEVGAVDSIIDIVGSFILIDALGWPRVLSSPVNVGSGTVECAHGILPVPAPATEHLLHGIPVYSAGSPMERTTPTGALLVKTLASGFSALPAGKILASGFGLGNRETPDMPNALRVLMIDTKSEYESEGLIHERITLLECNIDDMNPQDYEPVIEKLFSAGGLDVWTENIAMKKARPGVKLCCLCRNDDAAKLARLILEHTTSQGVRLRDFDRIRLKWKLEEVSTSLGKIHVKTTELDGETLRQIPEYEDLKALALKHGIPVYEARNLIVREIV; encoded by the coding sequence ATGAAGACGTTATACCTTGACTGTTTCGCAGGGATTGCCGGAGATATGTTTATCGGTGCAATGCTCAATCTTGTGCCGGACACTGGGATTCTTGCTGAGGGCATAGGGAAGATTACAGCACTTGACCCGTCAGAGTACGAGCTTGTTATAGAGCGCACCACCAAGAACGGCATAGCGGGGATAAACTTTGACGTTCACCTTGAGCATGAACATCATCATCATGAGCACGAGGAGCACGAGCACCATCATCACCATTACCGGCACTTAGCGGACATCGAGTCGATGATAGTATCAAGCACTCTGCCCGAGCGCGTGAAAGTTGCATCGCTGCGTGCGTTCTCGGTTCTCGCGGAGGCAGAAGCTCATGTTCACGGCACGACTCCCGACAAGATACATTTTCACGAGGTCGGAGCTGTGGACTCGATAATCGACATTGTCGGCTCGTTCATCCTCATTGATGCGCTGGGCTGGCCAAGAGTTTTATCGTCGCCCGTGAATGTCGGCTCGGGCACGGTAGAGTGTGCGCACGGAATCCTTCCCGTCCCTGCTCCGGCGACAGAGCACCTGCTTCACGGCATCCCCGTGTACTCTGCGGGCTCGCCGATGGAACGCACTACACCGACGGGCGCGCTCCTCGTGAAGACTCTTGCGTCGGGGTTCAGCGCGCTTCCTGCGGGGAAGATTCTTGCGTCTGGCTTCGGGCTCGGGAACAGGGAGACTCCTGATATGCCGAATGCTCTGCGTGTGCTGATGATTGACACTAAGAGCGAGTACGAGTCAGAAGGGCTTATTCATGAGCGCATAACACTTCTTGAGTGCAACATTGACGACATGAACCCGCAGGACTATGAGCCGGTGATAGAGAAGCTGTTTTCGGCGGGAGGGCTTGACGTTTGGACGGAGAACATCGCAATGAAGAAGGCACGTCCCGGAGTGAAGCTGTGCTGCCTGTGCAGGAACGACGACGCGGCGAAGCTGGCACGGCTTATCCTTGAGCACACGACTTCACAGGGCGTGAGGCTGAGGGACTTTGACCGTATACGCCTGAAGTGGAAGCTCGAGGAGGTCAGCACGAGTCTGGGGAAGATTCACGTGAAGACGACGGAGCTTGACGGGGAAACATTGCGGCAGATCCCGGAATACGAGGACTTGAAGGCACTTGCTCTCAAGCACGGAATACCGGTTTACGAAGCAAGAAATCTTATTGTGAGGGAGATAGTATGA